The window GCGGCTCTCCCGCGAGTTCGGGCTGGACCTCATCACCACCGCGCCGTCCGTCACATACGAGGTGCACACCGACACTGGCGAGACGATCTCGGTCACGAACCCCAGCGAATACCCCGACGGCCGGGTCGCGGAGGTGTCCGAGCCCATCGTGAAGGTGGGCATCCTGCTGCCGAAGGACTACGTCGGCACCGTGATGGAGCTCTGCCAGTCCCGCCGCGGCTCGCTCCTCGGGATGGACTACCTCAGCGAGGACCGGGTGGAGCTGCGCTACAACATGCCCCTGGGCGAGATCGTGTTCGACTTCTTCGACCACCTCAAGAGCCGCACGCAGGGGTACGCGAGCCTTGACTACGAGCCCGCCGGCTCGCAGACCGCGGATCTGGTGAAGGTCGACATCCTGCTCCAGGGCGAGAAGGTGGATGCTTTCAGCTCGATCGTGCACCGCGAGAAGGCCTATGCCTACGGCACCATGATGACCGAGCGGCTGCGCAAGCTCATCCCGCGTCAGCAGTTCGAGGTGCCGATCCAGGCCGCCATCGGTGCGCGCATCATCGCGCGCGAGAACATCCGCGCGATCCGCAAGGACGTCCTGGCCAAGTGCTACGGCGGTGACATCACCCGCAAGCGCAAGCTGCTCGAGAAGCAGAAGGAGGGCAAGAAGCGCATGAAGATGGTGGGCCGCGTCGAGGTGCCGCAGGAGGCCTTCATCGCCGCGCTCTCGGGGGATGTCGAGGGGAAGCAGAAGTAGGCTGACAGCCATGCGCCGCGGAACCTTCAGGGACGACACGGTCGACTACGCCGCCGTCGGGGCCACCCAGGCCGCCGATCTCATGCACTTCCCGCCGGAGCGGAGCATCCCGGCGGAGGAATCGTGGCGGATCGGCAGTGGCGAGGAGCGTTTCCGCGCCGCCGGCGAGTCGCTGCTGTCGTGGAGCGCGCAGCGCGGAGCCGGCCTGGAGCTGACCGACGTCCGCCCCGCCGCCGGCCCCATGTACGCCGGCGTCAGCTTCGATGAGAACGGCGCACCCATCGCCCCGAGCAAGCTCGAGGTCGAGCAGCGCTACGACTCCGACGGCACCCCGTTCGTCACCGCCGGGGCGACCGTGCACCTCGGCGGGCGCATCGCCGGGATGCGCGCCGACGGGGAGCTCCGGGTGATCTTCGCCGTGGAGGAACCGCGCCGCATCGGCTTCGCCCTCGGCACCGTGCAGGGATCGGTCGTCAGCGGGGAGGAGTCCTTCATGCTGGACTGGCGCGACAACGACGAGGTCTGGTTCACGGTGCGCGCCTTCGACGCGCCGCAGGCGCTGGTCTACCGGCTCTTCCCGGCACTGACGCGGCGCCGGCGACGGGAGCTGTTCACGCGCTACCTGCGTGCCATCTCGCCGCTGTACGCCACCCCCGCCTGAGCGTGGGAGCCGCGCTTCCCCTCGCCGACCCGGCACCCGCCGACGGCGCGCTCCCCGCCGGGACGGTCATCGACCCCACGGTGCCGTTTGGCGCGTACCTCCACATCCCGTTCTGCCGTGTGCGATGCGGGTATTGCGACTTCAACACCTACACCGCCACCGAGTTGCGCGGTGCGCGCCAGGAGGACTACGCCGACACCCTGCTGCGGGAGGTGGCGCTCGCGCGGCGCGTGCTCTCCGAGACGGGCCCGCTGCGTCCGGTCGAGACGGTCTTCTTCGGCGGGGGCACCCCCACGCTCCTTCCCGCCGACGACCTCGTCCGCATGCTGGACGGCGTGCGCGCGGCCTTCCCGGGCGCTGCCGACCTCGAGGTCACCGTCGAGGCCAACCCCGATACCGTCGACGCCGGGGTCGCGCGGCGGCTCGCCGCAGCCGGAGTGACCCGCCTGTCCATCGGCATGCAGTCCGCCGTTCCGCACGTGCTGGCGACACTCGACCGCTCGCATCGCGCGGACGCCGTCGCCACGGCCGTCGCGGCTGCCCGCGAGGCGGGGTTGGGCGTGAGCCTCGACCTGATCTACGGAGCGCCGGGGGAGTCCCTTGCCGACTGGCGCGCATCGCTCGAGACCGCGCTCGCTCAGAACCCCGATCATCTCTCCGCCTACGCCCTCATCGTCGAGGACGGAACGGCGCTTGCCCGTCGCATCCGGCGAGGAGAACTCGCCCTCCCCGACGACGATCTGCAGGCGGAGATGTACGAACTCGCCGACGATCTGCTCACCTCGGCGGGACTGTCCTGGTACGAGGTGTCGAACTGGGCGCGGACCCCCGCCGACCGCTGCCGCCACAACGGCGCCTACTGGCGGGGGAGCGATTGGTGGGGATTCGGACCCGGGGCCCACGGTCACATCGCGGGCACGCGCTTCTGGAACGTCCGCCACCCGGCCGCATACGCCGGCCGACTCGCGGAGGGGCTGTCGCCCGCGGCGGGGCGCGAGGTGCTCTCACCGTCGTCCCGCGTCCTCGAGACGGTGCTCCTCCGCGTCCGCACCCGGGAGGGCCTCGCGGCATCCGCCCTGCCCCCCGGTGCAGATGACCTGCTGCCGGAGCTCGTCGCCGACGGTCTGATCGAGCCGTACACGCGGGACCGCGTGCGGCTCACCCGACGGGGTCGACTCCTGGCCGATCATGTCGTGCGCATCCTGACCGCCTGACATGCCGCGACCCGACCGTCCGGCATCGGGGGTGTTCCGATAGAATTGGCACTCGGATCCCGTGAGTGCCAGGGGAGCGTCGGATCGCCGGAGGGGGTGTCATGGTCAGCGAACGAGGGTTGCAGGTGCTGCGCGCCATCGTGCAGGACTACGTCGACACGCGCGAACCCGTCGGCAGCAAGGCGATCGTGGAACGTCACGCCTTCGGCGTCTCAGCCGCCACCATCCGCAACGACATGGCGCTCCTCGAGGACGAAGAGCTCATCGTGGCCCCGCACACGTCGTCGGGGCGCGTTCCCACCGACAAGGGATACCGCGTGTTCGTCGACCACCTCGCGCAGGTGCGACCGCTCAGCCCCGCGCAGCGGACGGCCATCTCCTCGTTCCTGGAGGGTCCGTCGGATCTCGACGAGGTGTTGACCCGCACGGTGCGCGCGCTGACGGTCCTCACCGGGCACGTGGCGATCGTGCAGTACCCGTCCTTCGCACGGGCCACCGTCTCGCACGTCGAACTCGTCCGACTCGACGCGCAGAAGGTGCTCGTCATCGTCGTCACCGACACCGGCCGGGTCTCGCAGCGACTCGCC of the Microbacterium invictum genome contains:
- a CDS encoding DUF1990 family protein, with the translated sequence MRRGTFRDDTVDYAAVGATQAADLMHFPPERSIPAEESWRIGSGEERFRAAGESLLSWSAQRGAGLELTDVRPAAGPMYAGVSFDENGAPIAPSKLEVEQRYDSDGTPFVTAGATVHLGGRIAGMRADGELRVIFAVEEPRRIGFALGTVQGSVVSGEESFMLDWRDNDEVWFTVRAFDAPQALVYRLFPALTRRRRRELFTRYLRAISPLYATPA
- the hemW gene encoding radical SAM family heme chaperone HemW: MGAALPLADPAPADGALPAGTVIDPTVPFGAYLHIPFCRVRCGYCDFNTYTATELRGARQEDYADTLLREVALARRVLSETGPLRPVETVFFGGGTPTLLPADDLVRMLDGVRAAFPGAADLEVTVEANPDTVDAGVARRLAAAGVTRLSIGMQSAVPHVLATLDRSHRADAVATAVAAAREAGLGVSLDLIYGAPGESLADWRASLETALAQNPDHLSAYALIVEDGTALARRIRRGELALPDDDLQAEMYELADDLLTSAGLSWYEVSNWARTPADRCRHNGAYWRGSDWWGFGPGAHGHIAGTRFWNVRHPAAYAGRLAEGLSPAAGREVLSPSSRVLETVLLRVRTREGLAASALPPGADDLLPELVADGLIEPYTRDRVRLTRRGRLLADHVVRILTA